A stretch of the Saprospiraceae bacterium genome encodes the following:
- a CDS encoding T9SS type A sorting domain-containing protein: MKLIYFIFIYVHCQSLIAQYKHDYTWTMGYIGSPNDPKNFVLDFNNGKLQTYKYPLNTMFGTVNANISDENGSLLAYTNGCIIVDKKGNLMENGDNLNPGYIQQGTWCEQGYPGGNQSHFYLPQPGNENYIWLFHNSYSESIQYPTSTFLRFSKIDLSKNNGLGKVFEKNVKIVIDSMITYGELSATRHANNVDWWIVSPTARPDTLFRTFLLTERGLQGPFEQRIGKQLDYIYSGGGAFKFNPQGTKMARYGDGGQGVFLYDFDRQTGLLSHFIELDTPKYASLGGAEFSASGRYLYISTRRELFQYDMEASDIGKSVIRIDSLDGFKTWTTVTFGNLQLGPDCRIYVVPTTSVEYFGVIHHPDNRGKDCDFKPHSLLLPSYGRLTRIYYPNYRTGVAPICDSTIRFVTNNTDIKNYLKTISVFPNPAHGELQILLSGTLNIKSQLEFINHLGQTVIKKNLEPSMGSFSLDILNVDPGIYLLKLEDSHGLIGFEKVIIW; this comes from the coding sequence TTTTAACAATGGTAAACTGCAAACATATAAATACCCATTAAACACAATGTTTGGTACTGTAAACGCAAATATTTCAGACGAAAATGGAAGTTTATTGGCATATACTAATGGGTGTATTATAGTTGATAAGAAAGGAAATTTAATGGAGAATGGAGATAATCTAAATCCCGGTTACATACAACAAGGCACTTGGTGCGAACAAGGATATCCGGGTGGTAATCAATCGCATTTTTATTTGCCACAACCTGGTAATGAAAATTATATTTGGTTGTTTCACAATAGTTATTCCGAATCAATTCAATATCCAACTTCTACTTTTTTAAGGTTTTCAAAGATTGATTTATCTAAAAATAATGGATTAGGAAAGGTTTTTGAAAAAAATGTCAAAATAGTGATTGATTCCATGATCACTTATGGAGAGCTTAGCGCTACACGGCATGCGAATAATGTAGATTGGTGGATTGTTTCTCCCACTGCAAGACCGGATACTTTATTTAGAACTTTTTTATTAACGGAAAGAGGACTTCAGGGGCCATTTGAGCAACGCATAGGTAAACAATTGGATTATATTTATTCTGGAGGAGGAGCATTCAAATTTAATCCACAGGGTACAAAAATGGCACGATATGGAGATGGTGGACAGGGTGTTTTTTTATATGATTTTGACAGACAAACAGGATTGCTGAGCCATTTTATAGAATTAGATACACCAAAATATGCATCGCTAGGTGGAGCCGAATTTTCAGCTTCCGGCAGGTATCTATACATAAGTACACGGAGGGAATTATTCCAATACGATATGGAAGCATCAGATATTGGAAAGTCTGTAATCAGAATAGATAGCCTGGATGGATTTAAAACCTGGACTACTGTTACCTTTGGCAATTTGCAATTAGGTCCGGATTGCAGAATATATGTAGTTCCTACCACCAGTGTAGAATATTTTGGAGTAATCCATCATCCGGACAACAGAGGGAAAGACTGTGATTTTAAACCTCATAGTCTCCTATTGCCTTCTTATGGAAGATTAACAAGAATATACTATCCAAACTACCGCACCGGCGTAGCTCCGATCTGTGATAGTACGATACGATTTGTCACAAACAATACGGACATTAAAAATTATCTGAAGACTATTTCTGTATTTCCGAATCCGGCTCATGGAGAACTTCAGATTTTACTTTCAGGGACTTTAAATATTAAAAGTCAATTGGAATTTATAAATCATTTAGGTCAAACAGTTATAAAGAAGAATTTAGAGCCAAGCATGGGATCATTTTCTTTGGATATTTTAAATGTTGATCCAGGAATATATCTTTTAAAATTAGAAGATTCACATGGGCTAATTGGATTTGAAAAAGTAATTATATGGTAA
- the yaaA gene encoding peroxide stress protein YaaA: MLAIVSPSKDLNYKSPVPVSSIELPRMVDRSLELIATLRKKSVKSLMNLMDISEKLALENVERYKNFTEEFTLENSRPAMFAFAGDVYRGLDAYTLDKKQIEFAADHFRILSGLYGLLRPLDLIQAYRLEMGIALKVQRKKNLYAFWGDTITSCLQDDLNRTKSQALINLASQEYFDVLNLNKIEQPVIHIHFREYKNDTLRFVSYTAKRARGLMLRYMILNKLKHADALKLFNLENYSFDPELSSPTEWFFIR, encoded by the coding sequence ATGCTTGCAATTGTATCCCCCTCCAAGGATCTGAATTATAAATCTCCTGTTCCCGTTTCATCTATCGAACTGCCACGCATGGTGGATCGTTCGTTGGAATTAATAGCAACGCTCCGAAAAAAATCAGTCAAATCATTGATGAATCTTATGGATATCAGTGAAAAACTGGCACTTGAAAATGTTGAGCGTTATAAAAATTTTACAGAAGAATTTACTTTGGAAAATTCAAGACCTGCCATGTTTGCATTTGCAGGCGATGTATATCGTGGATTAGATGCCTACACACTGGATAAAAAACAAATTGAATTTGCTGCGGATCATTTTCGCATCTTATCAGGTTTGTATGGCCTGTTGCGACCATTGGACCTGATTCAAGCTTACCGACTTGAAATGGGCATTGCATTGAAGGTTCAACGAAAAAAAAACTTGTATGCATTTTGGGGTGATACCATAACCAGCTGTTTGCAAGATGATTTAAATCGTACGAAAAGTCAGGCCTTGATCAATTTAGCATCTCAGGAATATTTCGATGTATTGAATTTAAATAAAATAGAACAACCGGTAATCCACATTCATTTCAGAGAATATAAAAATGATACCTTGCGCTTTGTAAGTTATACAGCAAAACGCGCCAGAGGACTTATGTTACGCTATATGATCCTAAATAAACTGAAACACGCTGACGCATTAAAATTATTTAATTTAGAGAATTATTCATTCGATCCGGAATTATCCAGTCCGACTGAATGGTTTTTTATCCGATAA